From Podospora bellae-mahoneyi strain CBS 112042 chromosome 3, whole genome shotgun sequence, the proteins below share one genomic window:
- the BRX1 gene encoding Ribosome biogenesis protein brx1 (COG:J; EggNog:ENOG503NUGV), with product MAAVYKSLAKTSSKADKMDIDEDSKSSGNGVRKNKQRVLILSSRGVTHRHRHLLNDLAAMLPHGRKDVKFDSKSNLYQLNELAELYNCNNVMFFEARKGKDLYMWFSKVPNGPTIKFHAQNLHTMEELHFQGNCLKGSRPILSFDATFETEPHLQVIKEVFTHMFGVPEGARKSKPFVDHVMGFSVADGKIWIRNYEIREVAKTKGDDGDEEEEGATSKKSKKGGLDSKETDISLIEIGPRFVLTPIIIQEGAFGGPIIYENKRFISPNHVRAELRKSKASRHVARQEQTRDNLARKRKLGLENGEAFKDKSGLDTRELFA from the exons ATGGCAGCTGTTTACAAATCGCTGGCCAAGACCAGCAGCAAGGCTGACAAGATGGATATCGATGAGGATTCAAAGAGCAGCGGTAACGGGGTTAGGAAAAACAAGCAGAGGGTGTTGATCCTTTCCTCCAGAGGCGTTACCCATAG ACACCGACATCTTCTCAACGACCTGGCGGCTATGCTCCCCCACGGAAGGAAAGACGTCAAGTTTGACTCCAAGTCAAATTTGTACCAGCTGAACGAGCTGGCGGAGCTGTACAACTGCAACAATGTCATGTTTTTTGAGGCGCGCAAGGGGAAGGATTTGTATATGTGGTTCAGCAAGGTTCCTAATGGGCCGACGATTAAGTTTCATGCTCAGAATT TGCACACAATGGAGGAACTCCACTTCCAAGGCAACTGCCTCAAGGGCTCGCGACCGATCCTCTCGTTTGACGCCACCTTTGAGACGGAACCGCACCTCCAGGTCATCAAGGAGGTGTTTACACACATGTTTGGCGTGCCCGAGGGCGCGCGCAAGTCCAAGCCGTTTGTTGATCACGTCATGGGGTTCAGCGTGGCGGATGGCAAGATTTGGATTCGCAACTATGAGATTCGGGAGGTGGCCAAGACgaagggggatgatggtgacgaggaagaggagggtgccaCCAGCAAAAAGTCAAAGAAGGGCGGGCTCGACAGCAAGGAGACAGACATCAGCTTGATTGAGATTGGCCCGAGATTTGTCCTGACGCCGATTATCATCCAGGAGGGCGCTTTTGGCGGGCCGATTATTTATGAGAACAAGAGGTTCATCTCGCCGAACCATGTGCGGGCGGAGCTgaggaagagcaaggcgAGCAGGCATGTGGCGAGGCAGGAGCAGACGAGGGATAATCTGGCGAGGAAAAGgaagttggggttggagaatggggaggCATTTAAGGACAAGAGTGGGCTTGATACCCGAGAGTTGTTTGCttag
- the YPT31 gene encoding Rab GTPase ypt31 (EggNog:ENOG503NV4U; BUSCO:EOG09264HHW; COG:U), producing the protein MANDEYDFLFKVVLIGDSGVGKSNLLSRFTRNEFNLDSKSTIGVEFATRSIQVDNKTIKAQIWDTAGQERYRAITSAYYRGAVGALLVYDISKNITYENVTRWLKELRDHADSNIVIMLVGNKSDLRHLRAVPTDDAKNFAAENHLSFIETSALDATNVELAFQNILTEIYNIVSTKSFAEEDGKKFDPREGGTNITLSQEGPKGESKGCC; encoded by the exons ATGGCCAACGACGAGTACGAT TTCCTCTTCAAAG TGGTGTTGATTGGAGACTCTGGTGTCGGAAAGTCCAACCTGCTCAGCCGGTTCACCCGCAATGAGTTCAACCTAGACTCCAAGTCGACCATCGGCGTCGAGTTCGCCACTAGATCGATCCAGGTCGACAACAAGACCATCAAGGCTCAGATTTGGGACACTGCCGGTCAGGAGCGGTATCGCGCCATCACTTCTGCCTACTACCGCGGCGCCGTCGGCGCTCTCCTCGTCTACGACATCAGCAAGAACATCACCTACGAGAACGTAACCCGGTGGCTCAAGGAGCTGCGGGATCATGCCGACAGCAACATTGTCATCATGCTGGTGGGAAACAAGAGCGATTTGCGACACCTCAGAGCTGTTCCTACAGATGATGCCAAGAACTTTGCGG CCGAGAACCACCTCTCTTTTATCGAGACTTCGGCCCTCGATGCGACCAACGTTGAGCTTGCTTTCCAAAACATCTTGACCG AGATCTACAACATCGTATCGACCAAGAGTttcgccgaggaggacggcaAGAAGTTCGACCCAAGGGAGGGCGGCACAAACATCACGCTGAGCCAGGAAGGGCCAAAGGGGGAGTCCAAGGGTTGCTGTTAA